A segment of the Salminus brasiliensis chromosome 1, fSalBra1.hap2, whole genome shotgun sequence genome:
tgcctgcaacatccttcagcatgaccggtttgacagtgggtcagtaatggtgcggggtggcatttctttggagggccgcacagccctccatgtgctcgccagaggtagcctgactgccattaggtaccgagatgagatcctcagaccccttgtgagaccatatgctggtgtggttggccctgggttcctcctaatgcaggacaatgctagacctcatgtggctggagtgtgtcagcagttcctgcaagatgaaggcattgaagctatggactggcccgcctgttccccagacctgaatacgattgagcacatctgggacatcatgtctcgctccatccaccaacgtcacgttgcaccacagactgtccaggagttggcggatgctttagtccaggtctgggagcagacccctcaggagaccatccgccacctcatcaggagcatgtccaggcgttgtagggaggtcatacaggcacgtggaggccacacacaatactgagcctcattttgacttgttttaaggacattacatcaaagttggatcagtctgtagtgtgtttttccactttaattttgtgtgtgactccaaatccaggcctccattggttaatacatttgatttccattaatggtttttgtgtgattttgttgtcagcacattcaactttgtacagaacaaagcattcaatgagaatatttcattcattcagatctagaatctgttatttgagtgttccctttatttttttgagctgtgtgtgtgtgtgtgtgtgtgtgtgtgtgtgtgtgtgtgtgtgtgtgtgtgtgtgtgtatatgaactAGGTGTAAGTTAATTACTGAAAAAATGCTGGCTACTAATTAATATAACttaatttaaaacaaatttaaaagcaacatacatttttaaaaacaatttaatGCACAGTATACATATAACTTACCTCCACTGAATGAATTTAACAACTGAACATAGTGATGATCATGCTTCAGTGTCCCACTTTATCAGTGTTCACTCTGGGGAAATCTGTTTAATGGAAATATGCATTTTATTTTCCAATTccaattttattttatactgGCATGCagccaaaaaataataaaataaaataaatgctgcAGCATCAATCAACTCCAATATTAATGTAAGTAATTAAACATATGATCCAGTCAGTGTTGATTAGTTTCTGTaatttactaactaactaagtGCTCGTCATTTACAGCAACTGGCTGGTGCTCTTATGCAGAGTGGCTTCTATGTGAATCATGTAATGTAGGTGGGTGAAAGCGAGCAGTCTTGTCGAATGACTCCTTATTACCGTAGTGTTGTTCTTACCcagccaagaaaaaaaaaaaactgccagaAGGGAGGCATGTTACTACCCACACCCACTAACCACCAGCATCACACCATTGGCCATGTTCTTAACACTCAGGTGCTTTTTGGAAACTGAGCCCAGTTATACTATTAGGAGCAGATCATACAGCCAGAAACGTGAAAGCAATAAACCGCCCATGTGTCTTTAGAAATTAGCAATTTTTCTTAAGATATtggttttttttatagaaaccacttaaaaatacttaataaaCTCAGCTGAACCTAATGCTGTGTAGGTGTTCTGTCTGCCTGCCAGCTTAAAACCTTCCCACCAGAAGCTGCAACAAGCCCAGAATGGCGAGGATTTGGGAGCGTTTCTGCCTGAGCAGAACATTAGCATTAACATCTTTGGCACTAGAGAGCATGGccacagagggggaaaaaaatgtggTTATAATTCATAGCATATTCAATATACACACTGCATTTTAACCAGGACaagtatttaaaatatatgaatatacttcagcggttagagcgccgggatatcgataacagggttgtgggttcgattcccgggctcggcaagctgccactgttgggcccttgagcaaggccctttaccctctctgctccccgggcgctggagttggctgcccaccgctctgggtgtgtgtgtgtgtgtgtactcactgcccctaacacatgtgtgtgtgtgagtgtgtgttcactaccagatgggttaaatgcggaggacacatttcgctgtacagtgtacagtgacaaatacgtgcacctttacctttacataaATTAAATATCATGAAAACATCCCTTTGCTCTTAAATAGATCTAGTGGAaaatgtaaagtaaataaaaatataataacaataaggaTGGACTATTCCATTCCCTATTATAGAAAACGTAGTGATGTGTGATACAGCGTTATTACACaatttaaaatatgtaattCCTACACTAATTCTCAATGTTTAAATAGGAAACAAACTATGAAAGTGTGATTatataacaaatacatttattaggaAATTAAGACAAACACAATTGTGCATTTGAATTTTAATCGTTCCAAAACTATTTTTTTACAACAATGTTTTTGGCATATGCTTATACTACCTTTAAATTAGCAGTTGCTAATGTTCCAGACTTATTCAGGCCTTGAGGCTATCTGGTGTCCTCGAGgtgccattaacagacattactGCCTAGCCAGCAGCACTGAGAATCCtcctcagaaggtaaataaaagagtttaatttaattttaactcagtatatataaatattaactctgccttttttttttgccatgctGACTCTTGTTTCGCAGACATCTGAATATATGCTCATAGAATGCACATACATACTTATAATATTTCAAGCTCCAGTGGTGAACATATGACGTAAATACCACGCTCCACTCTTTGTCTCGTTCACAGCCATGATGATTCATTTTATCAGCGCACCACTGAGAACGTCATTTTATAGGCAACCATGAACTTCTGCTGACCATCTGTTCTGTAAAGTTTTGTTAAACCAGCTTTCTGGAATTTTCTCAAACTGTGCAAAATTCTCAATAAGAGCTATATGGAACTTTAAGTAGGCCTACACCTGCCTAACTGTGGGCAGCTCAAACCACATACGCCATTGGAACTTTAatattttctgtgtgtgtcaAGTAGTGCAAAAAGGTAAGATTAGGGTAAACCTAACTGTACCTGAATGTCTTCTGTCCTTTTCTTCGAGTGGATTTTGTTGCCATTGTTCTTTTATTATAAGCCAGTTTTTTGTTGCACATTTGACATAattcactgtttatttatttatgcctAAAATAGAATATATCTGCACTTGTGTGGTGAAATTATGCATTCTGAAGTACTACATtggtctatttttttttaaagacagtaCATATCCATGACCACTGAATATAGCTTAGGAATATAATCAAGCATAGCTGAaacagtgtttttgtgttttattttgccCCAACCTACACTCATGAGCTGGGGTGTGGAAATGCCCActagtagaagaagaagaaaaaaaaacagaatagtGCTTCAATGACAAAGTCTGACCATGTTATTAATCAGCTTCTTATAGCTTTGTTTGTATACTGAGCAATCTCATCTTAATAGAAGACACATGCTTGTCAGTTTAATGAATGATTATATACAGTCtcagtttttaaaatgaatgagACCTTGATTGATGGGTACTATATTAAACAATATTTAGTACAGAAACACAAAACCCATCTTTTAATGGTCAAATTTGCATATACACAGTCGCACATCTCCAGCATACTACTGCAGTTTTGCCATTCACAAATgtctattattaattattattagtccTGGAGGAAATGTCTAGACAGCTCATTGGTCAGTGTGTGTTGTTGCCCGGCCCACAGAAAATGAGTAGGCTGGGCAGTGTTGTCCTGGCCTGAAGAGTACTGAAAGTGAGGGCTAAGCTCAATGGCCAGTGCAGAGCGTACCAGTCCAACACCCCCTACGTGCTCCGGAGCAGGGTGGTACACTCTACCACTGACTGGGTGCATGAACAAGGATTCTGGTCGGAACAGAACAGACAGTTTAACTCCACCTCCGCAGTATGAAAAGCGCTCCTCACGCCCAGCTTCGGACAACAGGTGAGTGTAGACAACAGGCTGATCATCACATCGCAGGAAGTTCCTCTCGCGTCCACACAGAGACAGGTAGGGGAAGTGCTGCTGGTAGCGACCACTGCGATTGATTTTTAGTTGTTTAAAGAAGAAAGCAAGAAACTGCTGATCTGATGgaataaaagagagaggaaaattTTGCAAAATTATTTTTAGGTGTCACCTGTATGtggtgtctgtctttaaattaaTTACTAAAATTAATGTTAGATCACAATCGAGGCAAAAAAGTGAGGTGTGCAGCCTTTCTTAACGGTGAATTTCCAGTTTAGGTTCTTTATTCATTCAAACTAGGAATGTcccgatccaggcatattttgaTGGATCGGGTATCAGCTATGTTAATCCCAATCCTGTTCCAGGTCTTTGTTTTAAACTATGgcgttcagagcgccatctagagtggtaaataaa
Coding sequences within it:
- the c1h8orf82 gene encoding UPF0598 protein C8orf82 homolog → MTGLGLLCCGRSSARCLWTAVRVPAVFCRGHVSYTQGQSPEARIREYFYYIDHQGQLFLDDTKVKNFVTCFKDQQFLAFFFKQLKINRSGRYQQHFPYLSLCGRERNFLRCDDQPVVYTHLLSEAGREERFSYCGGGVKLSVLFRPESLFMHPVSGRVYHPAPEHVGGVGLVRSALAIELSPHFQYSSGQDNTAQPTHFLWAGQQHTLTNELSRHFLQD